Proteins from a single region of Labedella gwakjiensis:
- a CDS encoding DUF1844 domain-containing protein, producing MSASNGGESFRFEDETSETTVADVTRDIADVAAVEVITTTAVHLMSAAAVKCGLADDPETQQDLDEARKLINALAGLITAAAPEVSDMHARSLRDGLRSLQLAFREASSMPDPIGQGPGEKWTGPVN from the coding sequence ATGAGCGCATCCAACGGCGGCGAGTCGTTCCGATTCGAGGACGAGACGTCCGAGACGACCGTCGCGGACGTGACCCGCGACATCGCGGATGTAGCGGCCGTCGAGGTGATCACCACGACGGCGGTGCACCTCATGAGTGCGGCGGCCGTCAAGTGCGGACTCGCCGACGACCCCGAGACCCAGCAGGACCTCGATGAGGCGCGCAAACTCATCAACGCCCTCGCCGGACTCATCACGGCCGCCGCCCCCGAGGTGAGCGACATGCACGCCCGCAGCCTGCGCGACGGCCTCCGCTCGCTGCAGCTCGCCTTCCGCGAGGCCTCGAGCATGCCCGACCCCATCGGACAGGGTCCCGGTGAGAAGTGGACCGGTCCGGTCAACTGA
- the infC gene encoding translation initiation factor IF-3, whose amino-acid sequence MTVRLSGRKSLEEEPRISDPRTNDRIRVPEVRLVGPSGEQVGVVKIEVALRLAQEADLDLVEVAPNSKPPVAKIMDYGKFKYEAAQKAKEARRNQANTILKEVRFRLKIDSHDYETKRKRAEGFLKDGDKVKAMILFRGREQSRPELGVRLLQKFAEDVAELGTVESNPTIDGRNMVMIIGPLKNKSEAKAEANAQRAAIKAAKQEEKNA is encoded by the coding sequence ATGACCGTCCGGCTGAGTGGCCGGAAGTCTCTAGAAGAGGAGCCACGCATCAGCGATCCCCGTACCAATGACCGTATCCGCGTCCCCGAAGTCCGTCTCGTTGGCCCGAGCGGAGAGCAGGTGGGCGTCGTGAAGATCGAGGTCGCCCTGCGTCTCGCGCAGGAAGCCGACCTGGATCTCGTCGAGGTCGCACCCAACTCGAAGCCGCCGGTGGCCAAGATCATGGATTACGGCAAGTTCAAGTACGAGGCTGCGCAGAAGGCCAAGGAGGCCCGGCGCAACCAGGCGAACACGATCCTCAAAGAAGTTCGGTTCCGCCTCAAGATCGACAGCCACGACTACGAGACCAAGCGCAAGCGCGCCGAGGGCTTCCTCAAGGACGGCGACAAGGTGAAGGCCATGATCCTGTTCCGAGGCCGTGAGCAGTCGCGCCCGGAGCTGGGTGTGCGTCTCCTCCAGAAGTTCGCGGAAGACGTGGCCGAGCTCGGCACGGTCGAGTCGAACCCCACGATCGACGGACGCAACATGGTGATGATCATCGGTCCGCTCAAGAACAAGTCGGAGGCCAAAGCAGAGGCCAACGCACAACGTGCCGCGATCAAGGCGGCAAAGCAGGAGGAAAAGAATGCCTAA
- the rpmI gene encoding 50S ribosomal protein L35: MPKQKTHSGAKKRFKVTGSGKIMKQQAGMRHNLEVKSGKRKRSLNKDEVVAPQDRKVIKKLLGI, encoded by the coding sequence ATGCCTAAGCAGAAGACTCACTCCGGTGCCAAGAAGCGATTCAAGGTCACCGGCAGCGGCAAGATCATGAAGCAGCAGGCGGGCATGCGCCACAATCTCGAGGTCAAGTCGGGCAAGCGCAAGCGCAGCCTGAACAAGGACGAGGTCGTCGCCCCCCAGGACCGCAAGGTCATCAAGAAGCTCCTCGGCATCTGA
- the rplT gene encoding 50S ribosomal protein L20: MARVKRAVNAHKKRRVILERAEGYRGQRSRLYRKAKEQVTHSLVYSYRDRRARKGDFRRLWIQRINAASRANGLTYNRFIQGLGLAGIEVDRRILAELAVNEPATFAALVKSAKAALPADTSAPRSENAA, from the coding sequence ATGGCAAGAGTAAAGAGGGCGGTCAACGCCCACAAGAAGCGTCGCGTCATCCTCGAGCGCGCCGAGGGTTACCGCGGCCAGCGTTCGCGCCTGTACCGCAAGGCCAAGGAGCAGGTCACCCACTCCCTGGTCTACTCGTACCGTGACCGTCGTGCCCGCAAGGGTGACTTCCGTCGCCTCTGGATCCAGCGCATCAACGCTGCGTCCCGTGCCAACGGCCTGACCTACAACCGGTTCATCCAGGGCCTCGGCCTGGCCGGCATCGAGGTCGACCGTCGCATCCTCGCCGAGCTCGCCGTGAACGAGCCCGCCACCTTCGCCGCTCTCGTGAAGAGCGCCAAGGCCGCGCTGCCCGCCGACACCTCGGCGCCGCGCAGCGAGAACGCCGCGTAA
- a CDS encoding TrmH family RNA methyltransferase, giving the protein MIDNPRSPRIRAVAKLSKRAARQETGLFLLEGPQAVGEALTWRPELLLELFATPTALERYADVAAAAEKAGLEVEFVTEDVIASLADTVTPQGVIAVCRQFPTALKDVFAEPPRLLAILEEVRDPGNLGTIIRAADSAGADAVVLTGRSVDLYNPKVVRSTTGSIFHLPVSVDADLSDVVGRARSSGMRVLAADVKGESLLDVRRDGVLGDPTAWVFGNEARGLEDEMLGLADRAVTVPIFGHAESMNLATAASVCLYESAFAQRS; this is encoded by the coding sequence GTGATCGACAACCCGCGTTCTCCGCGCATCCGTGCCGTCGCCAAGCTCTCGAAGCGTGCGGCCCGTCAGGAGACCGGACTCTTCCTGCTCGAGGGTCCGCAGGCCGTCGGAGAAGCCCTCACGTGGCGCCCCGAGCTTCTCCTCGAACTCTTCGCCACCCCGACGGCGCTCGAGCGCTATGCCGATGTGGCGGCCGCTGCCGAGAAGGCGGGCCTCGAGGTGGAGTTCGTGACCGAGGACGTCATCGCCTCCCTCGCCGACACCGTCACACCGCAGGGTGTCATCGCGGTCTGCCGGCAGTTCCCCACAGCGCTCAAGGACGTCTTCGCCGAGCCGCCGCGGCTGCTCGCGATCCTCGAGGAGGTCCGCGACCCGGGCAACCTGGGCACGATCATCCGCGCGGCCGATTCCGCCGGAGCCGACGCCGTCGTGCTCACAGGCCGTTCGGTGGACCTCTACAACCCGAAGGTCGTCCGCTCGACGACCGGTTCGATCTTCCACCTGCCGGTCTCGGTCGACGCCGATCTGTCCGACGTGGTCGGACGCGCGCGCTCGTCCGGGATGCGGGTGCTGGCCGCCGACGTGAAAGGCGAGAGCCTCCTCGACGTCCGACGCGACGGTGTGCTCGGTGACCCGACCGCTTGGGTGTTCGGAAACGAGGCGCGCGGCCTCGAGGACGAGATGCTGGGCCTTGCCGACCGCGCCGTGACGGTGCCGATCTTCGGTCACGCGGAGTCGATGAATCTCGCGACAGCTGCTTCCGTGTGCCTCTACGAGAGCGCCTTCGCGCAGCGCTCCTGA
- a CDS encoding amino acid ABC transporter ATP-binding protein, with the protein MEHNILPETTSVPVAKLGEPLVVIEGVNKHYGELHVLKDITTTVARGEVVVVIGPSGSGKSTLCRAINRLETIDSGTITIDGDRLPEEGAALAKLRADVGMVFQSFNLFAHKTVLENVTLAPIKVKKMSKKDANERAMALLERVGVANQANKMPAQLSGGQQQRVAIARSLAMSPKLILMDEPTSALDPEMINEVLDVMVGLAKEGMTMIVVTHEMGFARKAADRVLFMAEGQLVEQATPEQFFSNPQSDRAKDFLSKILNH; encoded by the coding sequence ATGGAGCACAACATTCTGCCCGAAACGACGTCTGTTCCGGTGGCCAAGCTGGGTGAACCGCTCGTCGTCATCGAGGGTGTCAACAAGCACTACGGAGAGCTCCACGTCCTGAAGGACATCACCACCACCGTCGCCCGCGGCGAGGTCGTCGTGGTGATCGGGCCGAGTGGTTCCGGCAAGTCGACGCTCTGTCGAGCGATCAACCGCCTCGAGACCATCGACTCCGGCACGATCACGATCGACGGCGACCGCCTCCCGGAAGAAGGCGCCGCGCTCGCGAAGCTGCGGGCCGACGTGGGCATGGTGTTCCAGTCGTTCAACCTCTTCGCGCACAAGACCGTCCTCGAGAACGTCACGCTGGCACCGATCAAGGTGAAGAAGATGTCCAAGAAGGACGCGAACGAGCGGGCGATGGCGCTCCTCGAGCGCGTCGGGGTCGCCAACCAGGCCAACAAGATGCCGGCCCAGCTGTCGGGTGGCCAGCAGCAGCGTGTGGCGATCGCCCGCTCGCTGGCGATGAGTCCCAAGCTCATCCTCATGGACGAGCCCACGAGCGCGCTCGACCCCGAGATGATCAACGAGGTCCTCGACGTCATGGTCGGCCTCGCCAAGGAGGGCATGACGATGATCGTCGTCACCCACGAGATGGGCTTCGCACGCAAGGCCGCCGACCGCGTGCTCTTCATGGCCGAGGGGCAGCTCGTCGAGCAGGCCACGCCCGAGCAGTTCTTCTCCAACCCCCAGTCGGATCGCGCCAAGGACTTCCTCTCGAAGATCCTGAATCACTGA
- a CDS encoding glutamate ABC transporter substrate-binding protein, which yields MMRKKLSLVAIAAAGALALAACGGSSSDTDNPGAAVEESPEFEAGTTMAELAEAGSITIGTKFDQPLFGLVGPDGTPVGFDVEIGKIIAAKLGISAENIEWEETVSANREPFIENGQVDIVIATYTINDERKEVISFAGPYYEAGQSILTLADNEDIESEDDLVGQPVCSVSGSTPADNLTELGAEVVLTDTYANCLEPLRTGQVVAVSTDNVILAGLAAQNEGEFKVVGEPFTQEPYGIGLAKDDVEFRDWINDVIEESYEDGSYEQAWEDTAGTVLPYVDPPAVDRYED from the coding sequence ATGATGCGCAAAAAGCTCTCCCTGGTCGCCATCGCGGCCGCCGGTGCGCTCGCGCTCGCCGCCTGTGGCGGATCGAGCAGCGACACCGACAACCCCGGCGCCGCCGTCGAGGAGTCGCCCGAGTTCGAGGCCGGCACCACGATGGCCGAGCTCGCTGAGGCCGGCTCCATCACCATCGGAACGAAGTTCGACCAGCCGCTCTTCGGTCTCGTCGGACCGGACGGTACGCCCGTCGGCTTCGACGTCGAGATCGGCAAGATCATCGCCGCGAAGCTCGGCATCTCCGCCGAGAACATCGAGTGGGAGGAGACGGTCTCCGCGAACCGCGAGCCGTTCATCGAGAACGGTCAGGTCGACATCGTCATCGCGACGTACACGATCAACGACGAGCGCAAGGAAGTCATCTCCTTCGCCGGTCCGTACTACGAGGCCGGTCAGTCGATCCTGACGCTCGCGGACAACGAGGACATCGAGAGCGAGGACGACCTCGTCGGCCAGCCGGTGTGCTCGGTCTCCGGTTCCACGCCGGCCGACAACCTCACCGAGCTCGGTGCCGAGGTCGTGCTGACCGACACCTACGCCAACTGCCTCGAGCCGCTGCGCACGGGTCAGGTCGTCGCCGTGAGCACCGACAACGTCATCCTGGCCGGCCTCGCCGCCCAGAACGAGGGCGAGTTCAAGGTCGTCGGCGAGCCCTTCACGCAGGAGCCCTACGGCATCGGCCTCGCGAAGGACGACGTCGAGTTCCGCGACTGGATCAACGACGTGATCGAGGAGTCCTACGAGGACGGCTCGTACGAGCAGGCCTGGGAGGACACCGCCGGAACGGTGCTTCCGTACGTCGACCCGCCCGCGGTCGACCGTTACGAGGACTGA